The Persephonella atlantica genome includes a window with the following:
- a CDS encoding YceD family protein yields MPVFINLKNELKDEDYIEREFDIPFKSLELPSEYSSEKKDVNVHMFIFKEKDGYLVSLSIKSGIQLTCDRCLEPFNMDLEGTSNVFLSKKKLEGGELHEDDLIARYLEDEEHFNLTELLREEILLQTPMKALCSESCQGICPVCGSNRNENPCDCEKKQRRAESPFAKLQELLEKKK; encoded by the coding sequence TTGCCAGTTTTTATTAATCTGAAAAATGAGCTTAAGGATGAAGATTACATTGAAAGGGAGTTTGATATTCCATTTAAAAGCTTAGAACTACCGTCAGAGTACAGTTCTGAGAAAAAAGATGTAAATGTTCATATGTTTATATTTAAGGAAAAAGACGGCTATCTTGTATCCCTCTCTATAAAAAGTGGAATTCAGCTGACCTGTGATAGGTGTCTTGAACCTTTCAATATGGATCTAGAAGGGACAAGCAATGTTTTCCTCTCAAAGAAAAAGTTAGAAGGTGGAGAACTTCACGAGGATGACCTTATAGCAAGGTATTTAGAAGATGAGGAACATTTTAATCTTACAGAGCTGCTGAGGGAAGAGATACTCCTGCAGACGCCTATGAAAGCATTGTGCAGCGAAAGCTGTCAGGGAATATGTCCTGTATGTGGTTCAAACAGAAATGAAAATCCCTGTGACTGTGAGAAAAAACAGAGAAGGGCAGAATCTCCATTCGCGAAGTTGCAGGAACTTTTAGAAAAGAAAAAATAA
- the dcd gene encoding dCTP deaminase — translation MILNDRSIKQLLKEGELQIEPLDEIQIQPSSVDLRLGNEFLIYPEEIEILDVKNPDLGNQLKKVVADEEGFIIQPKHFILATTREYIKLPDYLTAFVEGRSSLGRLGLFIENAGWVDAGFEGNITLEFYNANSRPLRIYPGMRICQLVFAKMVEPAEKPYRGKYQGQKGTTASRIYLDRD, via the coding sequence ATGATTTTAAACGACAGAAGTATAAAACAGCTTTTAAAAGAAGGGGAGCTTCAGATTGAGCCTTTAGATGAGATACAGATACAGCCATCTTCAGTTGACCTGAGGCTTGGGAATGAGTTCCTCATCTATCCAGAAGAGATTGAGATTTTAGATGTGAAAAATCCAGACCTTGGCAATCAACTGAAGAAAGTTGTTGCTGATGAGGAAGGATTTATCATCCAGCCGAAACATTTTATCTTAGCTACCACAAGGGAATACATAAAGCTACCTGACTATCTGACTGCATTTGTTGAAGGCAGGTCTTCACTTGGAAGACTGGGACTGTTTATTGAAAATGCTGGATGGGTTGATGCAGGGTTTGAAGGAAACATAACGCTGGAGTTTTATAATGCAAACTCAAGACCTCTCAGGATTTATCCGGGTATGAGAATATGCCAGCTCGTTTTTGCAAAGATGGTTGAACCTGCTGAGAAACCTTACAGGGGGAAGTATCAGGGACAGAAAGGGACAACAGCATCCCGCATATATTTAGACAGGGATTAA
- a CDS encoding RidA family protein, which produces MQIIQTEKAPKAIGPYSQAVKYENLLFISGQIAIDPETQEFIGGDAEKQTERIMENIKAILEEAGLNFNHVIKSTIYLKNIQDFEAVNKVYGRYFTEHKPARATVEVSNLPKGALVEIEAIAGV; this is translated from the coding sequence ATGCAGATAATACAGACAGAAAAGGCACCAAAGGCTATAGGCCCTTACTCTCAGGCTGTAAAGTATGAAAATCTCCTCTTTATTTCTGGTCAGATTGCCATAGACCCGGAAACTCAGGAGTTTATTGGTGGTGATGCAGAAAAACAGACAGAGAGGATTATGGAGAATATAAAAGCCATCCTGGAAGAGGCTGGACTGAACTTTAACCATGTGATTAAATCCACCATATATTTGAAAAATATACAGGATTTTGAGGCTGTCAATAAAGTTTACGGAAGATACTTTACAGAGCATAAACCTGCAAGGGCAACAGTGGAGGTTTCTAATCTGCCTAAGGGAGCACTGGTAGAAATAGAGGCTATAGCTGGCGTTTAA
- the hisA gene encoding 1-(5-phosphoribosyl)-5-[(5-phosphoribosylamino)methylideneamino]imidazole-4-carboxamide isomerase — MGLKSFIIPAVDIKDGKAVRLYKGDPNAVTVYGDNPVDVAKMWEEKGAKHLHVVDLDGAFEGKPKNYKIVQQIVEAVPIPVEFGGGLRSFDAVKTMFEIGVDRVVIGSLAYQNRREFVKIVEHFSGKVIVGIDAKDGRVAIKGWLEKTEFSPLEFAKQFDDMDIWGFLYTDVNRDGAMVGPNIEGTKILAQNLSHPVIASGGVGTVEDVKKLYQLKKYGVYGVVVGKALYEGKIKLEQLED, encoded by the coding sequence ATGGGACTAAAATCTTTCATTATTCCAGCTGTGGACATAAAAGATGGAAAGGCTGTAAGGCTTTACAAGGGAGACCCGAATGCTGTTACTGTTTATGGAGATAATCCTGTTGATGTTGCAAAAATGTGGGAGGAAAAAGGAGCAAAACACCTCCATGTTGTTGACCTTGACGGTGCATTTGAAGGAAAACCTAAAAATTATAAGATAGTCCAGCAGATAGTAGAGGCTGTACCCATACCTGTTGAGTTTGGAGGGGGACTGAGAAGTTTTGATGCTGTTAAGACGATGTTTGAGATTGGCGTTGACAGAGTTGTAATAGGCAGTCTTGCCTACCAAAATAGAAGGGAGTTTGTGAAAATCGTTGAACATTTTTCTGGTAAAGTTATTGTAGGCATAGATGCCAAGGACGGCAGAGTTGCCATAAAGGGCTGGCTTGAGAAAACAGAGTTTTCACCATTAGAGTTTGCAAAACAGTTTGACGATATGGATATCTGGGGATTTTTATACACAGATGTTAACAGAGATGGTGCAATGGTTGGACCAAACATAGAAGGAACAAAAATCCTTGCCCAAAACCTCAGTCATCCTGTTATCGCATCTGGTGGAGTTGGAACTGTAGAAGACGTGAAGAAACTGTATCAGCTAAAAAAATACGGTGTTTATGGGGTTGTAGTGGGAAAAGCCCTTTATGAAGGTAAGATAAAACTTGAGCAGCTGGAGGATTGA
- a CDS encoding ABC1 kinase family protein, whose protein sequence is MFKKKIKLAKRFKDITFTLSKLGFHNIYDYFKLLFGLEVEPGAKPRRIREALEKLGPSFIKLGQVLSTRPDIVPVYIIDELIKLQDRAKPFDFSIVEEILRRNYGDRLEEIFSHIEPQPLASASISQVHVGYLKTGEKVAVKIRRPELHELIELDSELMLMIVDFLERHFKGVKEFNLKGVIHQFKRTTLQEADFSIEAQNIKIFQENFKDYPGFKIPRCFYDISTPEVLITEFVDGTKISEIDILKKKGLDPVDIARRLTDAYFKMVFVDGVYHADPHPGNLFVLDDGTIVAVDFGMIAFLSKTKKRYIFDYIIAVTTLDMNLAIQFYEGFNMFTPYTDFGNFESDLQFFLEKYHNKRLDEINLREMIEDIIGFIKENHLRLPADISYLGKAALNLEGTVRKLDPTFNPTERLKNFIGTSTKDYIFEKVYEVRDAFELFFYLIFKIEHIYRLLIRERVTFQIIFKDLEELQKFYREQVGKIAFALLFSGMLVSSALFYMAGKETTGFFLIIMSIFLGIISIYKILRF, encoded by the coding sequence ATGTTTAAAAAGAAGATAAAACTTGCAAAGAGATTTAAAGATATTACCTTTACCCTTTCAAAACTTGGTTTTCACAACATATATGATTATTTTAAATTGCTGTTTGGTTTGGAGGTTGAACCGGGAGCAAAGCCAAGGAGAATAAGAGAAGCATTAGAAAAACTTGGACCTTCCTTCATAAAGTTAGGACAGGTTCTCAGTACAAGACCAGATATTGTTCCTGTTTATATTATTGATGAGCTGATAAAACTGCAGGACAGGGCGAAACCTTTTGATTTTAGCATCGTTGAGGAGATACTCAGGAGAAATTATGGAGATAGATTAGAAGAGATTTTTTCACACATAGAACCTCAGCCGTTAGCATCAGCATCTATATCGCAGGTTCATGTAGGTTATCTGAAAACCGGTGAAAAAGTTGCAGTAAAGATAAGAAGACCAGAACTTCATGAGCTTATAGAGCTTGATTCAGAGCTTATGCTTATGATTGTAGATTTTTTAGAGAGGCATTTTAAAGGTGTCAAAGAGTTTAATCTGAAAGGTGTTATACATCAGTTTAAAAGAACAACACTTCAGGAGGCAGACTTTTCTATTGAAGCACAGAATATAAAGATATTTCAGGAAAATTTTAAGGATTATCCAGGATTCAAAATTCCCCGATGTTTTTACGATATATCAACACCAGAGGTGCTAATAACAGAGTTTGTTGACGGAACAAAGATATCTGAGATAGATATCCTGAAGAAAAAAGGTCTTGACCCTGTAGATATAGCAAGACGCCTTACAGATGCTTACTTCAAGATGGTTTTTGTTGACGGTGTTTATCATGCTGACCCACATCCGGGAAATCTGTTTGTTTTGGACGATGGAACAATTGTTGCTGTAGATTTTGGTATGATTGCATTTTTATCAAAAACAAAAAAAAGATATATATTTGATTACATCATAGCCGTCACAACGCTGGACATGAACCTTGCCATACAGTTTTACGAAGGGTTTAATATGTTTACCCCATACACAGATTTTGGGAATTTTGAGTCTGACCTTCAGTTTTTCCTTGAGAAGTACCACAATAAAAGGCTTGACGAGATAAATCTGAGGGAGATGATAGAGGACATAATAGGTTTTATCAAGGAAAATCATCTGAGACTTCCTGCTGACATATCATATTTAGGCAAGGCAGCTCTAAATCTGGAAGGGACAGTAAGAAAGTTAGACCCAACATTTAATCCAACAGAGAGACTGAAAAATTTTATTGGAACATCAACAAAGGATTATATATTTGAAAAGGTTTACGAGGTTAGAGATGCCTTTGAGCTGTTTTTTTATCTTATATTTAAGATAGAGCATATTTACAGACTGCTGATAAGGGAGAGGGTTACATTTCAGATAATATTCAAAGATTTAGAAGAACTGCAGAAATTCTACAGAGAACAGGTTGGAAAGATTGCATTTGCTCTTCTTTTTTCTGGAATGCTTGTCTCCTCTGCGCTTTTTTATATGGCTGGAAAAGAGACAACAGGATTTTTTCTTATTATTATGTCTATATTTTTAGGTATCATATCTATCTATAAAATACTGAGGTTTTAG
- the thyX gene encoding FAD-dependent thymidylate synthase, with amino-acid sequence MMLITQIFSLEDFKDTIPFTAIGARTCYSSGDLDYLLNDPRVSSREERARFLSKLGNYKHFSVFAHSFAYKDLTQVDENLLNQYLSPSFIDLPKEKKAEIIAAKIGATKFKSQYNPEFPTVIGVSLRHYLEDLLLEDEKKYMEAFSKMADFDIPVKPAGRIENTTLIGLITDYDGYAVFFIDNVSRTMTHQLVRHTALNYSQRSQRYVREDQNVLIIPPSVKEKNVNLPDSIIEYYIKLIQHYKSTIEEAEAKDELKKGVISRMDNFVQEFKDKKLSLQDVFTLTDQLCEAVYDLSVYVGKIKREDARFILPHGRKTTIVVSGTISWIKDFITKRTDPHAQWEIQSVANQMKQLLKEQGIDV; translated from the coding sequence ATGATGCTGATAACACAGATTTTCAGTCTTGAGGACTTCAAAGATACTATTCCCTTTACTGCAATAGGAGCAAGGACATGTTATTCTTCTGGAGACCTTGATTATCTGCTGAATGACCCAAGGGTATCAAGCAGAGAAGAAAGGGCAAGATTTTTATCAAAATTAGGAAATTACAAACATTTCAGTGTATTTGCCCATTCTTTTGCCTACAAAGACCTTACGCAGGTAGATGAAAATCTGCTCAATCAGTACCTTTCCCCTTCTTTTATAGATTTACCAAAAGAAAAAAAGGCAGAAATTATCGCTGCAAAAATAGGAGCTACAAAATTTAAATCCCAGTATAATCCAGAGTTTCCTACAGTTATCGGTGTTTCTCTAAGGCATTATCTTGAAGATTTGCTTTTAGAGGATGAAAAAAAGTATATGGAAGCTTTTAGCAAAATGGCAGATTTTGACATTCCTGTAAAACCAGCTGGAAGGATAGAAAATACAACACTTATAGGTCTTATAACAGATTACGATGGTTATGCAGTTTTCTTTATAGATAACGTATCAAGAACAATGACACACCAGCTTGTAAGACACACAGCCCTTAACTACAGTCAGAGAAGTCAGAGGTACGTCAGGGAAGACCAGAATGTGTTAATTATTCCTCCCTCTGTAAAGGAAAAGAATGTAAACCTGCCAGATAGTATCATAGAATATTACATAAAGCTGATACAACACTATAAAAGTACAATAGAAGAGGCAGAAGCCAAGGATGAGCTGAAAAAAGGTGTTATCAGCAGAATGGATAATTTTGTGCAGGAATTCAAAGATAAAAAACTATCCCTGCAGGATGTTTTCACCCTTACAGACCAGCTGTGTGAAGCAGTTTATGACCTTTCTGTTTATGTCGGGAAGATAAAAAGAGAAGATGCCCGTTTCATACTTCCACACGGAAGGAAGACAACCATTGTTGTTTCTGGAACCATCAGCTGGATTAAAGACTTTATAACCAAAAGAACAGACCCACATGCCCAGTGGGAGATACAAAGTGTTGCAAATCAGATGAAACAGCTTCTAAAAGAACAGGGGATAGATGTTTAA
- a CDS encoding EAL and HDOD domain-containing protein has product MEQSFIYIGRQPILDKNKKIVAYEILYRKNIEAFARIEDENQATSRVIVNIFNNIGLKNLTGNKKTFINVNAELLFHRIFDFVHPENLIIEVLENTPAEERFLQRIIQLKKRGFHFALDDFVETEDTQKLLPYVDYVKIDLLQINESYLPRLVKKLKDIGKIVIAEKVESYDIFRKIFPMGFDMYQGYFFARPSVISHRRFDPYEMTLLNLLKTLNRGNASIDEVENIIKSDVHITFNLLKFVNSAYFSFHSRIKTIKHAIMILGIEKLKVWVLLMLYADAKIGGIDSPLLELALIRGKVMESMAKIINHGKNFPDMAFLTGVLSLIDILLGLPKEEVLSDLNIDEEIKRALLEEKGTLGEMIKLCEYLEAGDFVSLKNELKELGIRIDDFFKAEEQAVLYVEEIKQKILQRR; this is encoded by the coding sequence ATGGAACAGTCTTTTATTTATATAGGTAGACAGCCTATTTTAGATAAGAATAAAAAGATAGTGGCCTATGAGATTCTGTACAGGAAAAATATTGAGGCTTTTGCCCGAATAGAAGACGAAAATCAGGCAACGTCACGGGTTATAGTAAACATATTTAACAACATAGGTTTAAAGAATCTAACTGGTAACAAAAAAACATTTATTAATGTTAATGCTGAGCTTCTGTTTCATAGGATTTTTGATTTTGTTCACCCGGAGAATCTCATTATTGAAGTGCTGGAGAACACCCCTGCAGAAGAAAGATTCCTTCAGAGAATAATACAGCTCAAAAAGAGAGGATTTCATTTTGCCCTTGATGACTTTGTTGAAACGGAAGACACACAGAAACTGCTTCCGTATGTAGATTACGTGAAAATAGACCTGCTCCAGATAAATGAGAGTTATCTTCCTCGGCTTGTAAAAAAACTTAAAGACATTGGAAAAATTGTGATTGCTGAAAAGGTGGAGAGTTATGATATATTCCGTAAGATATTTCCTATGGGATTTGATATGTACCAGGGTTACTTTTTTGCTAGGCCATCTGTAATATCCCACAGACGATTTGACCCTTATGAGATGACACTGTTAAATCTGCTAAAAACTCTAAACAGAGGAAATGCCTCCATTGATGAAGTGGAAAACATTATAAAGAGTGATGTTCATATAACATTTAATCTGTTAAAGTTTGTCAATTCTGCCTATTTCAGTTTCCATTCCAGGATTAAAACTATAAAACATGCCATTATGATACTTGGAATAGAAAAGCTCAAAGTATGGGTACTCCTTATGCTTTATGCAGATGCGAAAATTGGAGGTATTGACAGTCCACTGCTGGAGCTTGCTCTTATCAGGGGTAAAGTAATGGAGAGCATGGCTAAGATTATAAATCACGGGAAAAACTTTCCAGATATGGCCTTTCTGACAGGAGTTCTTTCCTTGATTGACATTCTTTTAGGACTTCCAAAGGAAGAGGTGCTGTCTGACCTGAACATTGATGAGGAAATAAAAAGGGCTTTACTGGAAGAGAAAGGAACACTTGGAGAGATGATAAAATTATGTGAGTATCTGGAAGCTGGTGACTTTGTTTCTCTGAAAAATGAGCTGAAAGAACTTGGGATCAGGATTGATGATTTTTTTAAAGCTGAAGAACAGGCTGTTCTGTACGTTGAAGAAATAAAGCAGAAAATACTGCAAAGGAGATAA
- a CDS encoding O-acetyl-ADP-ribose deacetylase yields the protein MEITIGKTKLILKKGDITEEDVDVIVNAANSTLMGGGGVDGAIHQKGGPAILQECKKIRQTSYPEGLPTGEAVITTGGNLKARYVIHTVGPICHGKFGETEEKLLYNAYYNSLKLAKEKGLKTISFPSISTGAYRCPPYQSAKIAIKAVIDFVGKEDYFEQIRFILYTDQMYHTFKDALEEATE from the coding sequence ATGGAAATAACTATCGGCAAAACAAAACTTATTTTGAAAAAAGGGGATATAACAGAAGAGGATGTTGATGTCATAGTAAACGCCGCAAATTCTACCCTTATGGGTGGTGGAGGTGTTGATGGGGCAATACACCAAAAAGGAGGCCCTGCCATATTACAAGAGTGCAAAAAGATAAGGCAAACCTCATATCCAGAAGGTCTTCCAACAGGAGAAGCTGTAATAACAACGGGAGGAAACCTGAAGGCAAGATATGTTATACACACTGTAGGACCCATATGCCATGGGAAATTCGGCGAAACAGAAGAAAAACTTCTATACAACGCATATTACAACAGTTTAAAACTGGCAAAAGAAAAAGGATTAAAGACTATCTCTTTTCCATCTATTAGTACAGGAGCTTATAGATGCCCTCCTTACCAGTCTGCGAAAATAGCCATAAAAGCAGTTATAGATTTTGTAGGAAAAGAAGATTATTTTGAGCAGATAAGATTTATCCTATATACAGATCAGATGTACCATACCTTTAAAGATGCATTAGAGGAAGCAACAGAATGA
- a CDS encoding restriction endonuclease, with product MKSDFIDIALFIIIAGIVGLYIYIRYREEKKKEEENLIPRLEFYRNKFQKEQKEFSEKAERFKKRIDKYEKQLKTIRNNIHQYKWNTDEKKILKSLKGTEFEWTFSFLLRIIGFDIYEPPIHKDGNIDFIMETGEKSKICIDFIDRVAVKKINEKYINELLKGKEKYNCSGVWIITNGTIDEKIKKYLYTKDINSFEYRDIISFFPSIRIVEDYYETQTKLHNYQLLYKETVDEVIRRKTWINEVEEKLEEARKKQMVKR from the coding sequence ATGAAATCTGACTTTATAGATATAGCCCTATTTATAATAATAGCAGGAATAGTAGGCCTTTATATTTACATAAGATATAGAGAGGAGAAGAAAAAAGAAGAAGAAAACCTGATACCACGCCTGGAGTTTTACAGAAACAAATTCCAGAAAGAACAAAAAGAATTTTCAGAAAAAGCAGAGAGGTTCAAAAAAAGGATAGATAAATATGAAAAACAGCTAAAAACAATAAGAAACAACATCCATCAGTATAAATGGAATACAGATGAAAAGAAAATACTGAAAAGTCTAAAAGGAACAGAGTTTGAATGGACCTTTTCTTTTCTCCTCAGGATAATCGGTTTTGACATTTACGAACCTCCTATACATAAAGACGGGAATATTGATTTTATTATGGAAACAGGAGAGAAAAGTAAGATATGTATAGATTTTATTGATAGGGTTGCTGTAAAAAAAATAAACGAAAAATATATAAACGAACTCCTAAAGGGAAAAGAAAAATACAACTGCAGTGGTGTATGGATTATTACAAATGGAACAATAGATGAAAAGATAAAAAAATACTTATATACTAAAGATATAAACAGTTTTGAATACAGGGATATAATCAGTTTTTTCCCGTCCATAAGAATTGTAGAGGATTACTACGAAACACAGACGAAACTACATAACTATCAGCTGCTGTATAAGGAAACAGTGGACGAGGTAATAAGAAGAAAAACATGGATAAACGAAGTGGAAGAAAAACTTGAAGAAGCAAGAAAAAAACAGATGGTTAAAAGATGA
- a CDS encoding M16 family metallopeptidase has product MRKLIFMVVIMMSSLAYAGEVIKNVYVEKLENGVTAIIKERKDTQAVAIQVWFGVGSVFEKDNERGLSHFLEHMLFNGTKYTQPGEIERKIEEKGGSINAATSTDFTYYHIEIASPFWEESIEYLYYMTTVPTLSEDMIKKEKPIVLEELNRHLDNPKSVLWDTYNKLAYTVSNYKHPVIGYRETIEKFNQKLVRDYFYSHYVPSNTYVVVVGNVNREKVLKKIKETFGTVKGKYYRPEKVPLEPPQNEVRKKIIRKTQITRAYVAIGWQAPPIGSKDSFTATVLEEIFTGGRTSILYQKLRETGLVQSIYGGYLSHRGTGQFLFYFVTQPSKVEKVKKELFKIIDNFKKNGIPEETVKDAKRKIINSEIFAREEVTHDAESLGYAASVAEDIYYDINFTENISKITKEDVDNYLKKYFGDNNYTEVQLLPE; this is encoded by the coding sequence ATGAGAAAATTAATATTTATGGTGGTAATTATGATGAGCAGTCTGGCATACGCTGGAGAAGTAATAAAAAATGTTTATGTTGAAAAATTAGAAAACGGTGTTACAGCGATCATAAAGGAAAGGAAGGACACGCAGGCTGTAGCAATTCAGGTATGGTTTGGTGTAGGCTCTGTGTTTGAAAAAGATAACGAAAGAGGACTCTCCCACTTCCTTGAGCATATGCTGTTCAACGGAACAAAGTATACCCAGCCAGGAGAGATAGAGAGAAAGATTGAGGAAAAAGGAGGAAGTATAAACGCTGCAACAAGTACAGACTTTACATACTATCATATTGAGATTGCTTCTCCATTCTGGGAAGAGTCTATAGAGTATCTTTACTACATGACAACAGTTCCAACTCTTTCTGAAGATATGATAAAAAAAGAAAAACCTATCGTTTTAGAAGAGCTGAACAGACATCTGGACAATCCTAAAAGTGTTCTGTGGGATACTTATAACAAGCTTGCATACACAGTAAGCAACTACAAACATCCTGTTATCGGTTATAGAGAAACTATAGAAAAGTTTAACCAGAAGCTTGTAAGGGATTATTTTTACTCCCATTATGTTCCTTCAAATACTTATGTTGTTGTTGTAGGAAATGTTAACAGGGAAAAAGTTTTGAAAAAAATAAAAGAAACATTCGGAACAGTAAAAGGTAAGTACTACAGACCAGAAAAAGTTCCTCTGGAGCCACCTCAAAACGAAGTAAGGAAAAAAATCATAAGAAAAACTCAGATAACAAGAGCTTATGTGGCTATCGGTTGGCAGGCTCCTCCTATTGGCAGTAAAGACAGCTTTACAGCAACTGTCCTTGAGGAGATTTTTACAGGGGGAAGGACATCCATTCTGTATCAGAAACTGAGAGAAACGGGGCTCGTTCAGTCTATTTACGGCGGTTACCTCTCACACAGAGGGACAGGACAGTTTTTGTTCTACTTTGTTACACAGCCATCAAAGGTTGAAAAAGTAAAAAAAGAGTTGTTTAAGATAATAGATAATTTCAAAAAAAACGGTATCCCAGAGGAAACCGTTAAGGATGCAAAAAGGAAAATCATAAACAGTGAGATATTCGCAAGGGAAGAGGTAACTCACGATGCAGAATCTTTAGGTTATGCTGCATCAGTTGCTGAAGATATATACTATGACATAAACTTTACTGAAAATATCTCAAAGATAACAAAAGAAGATGTTGACAACTATCTGAAAAAATATTTTGGAGACAACAACTACACAGAGGTACAGCTACTGCCAGAATAA
- a CDS encoding EAL domain-containing protein, whose protein sequence is MRRRERKLLWDYLPVFLVLLGILLSIYLIVPKVKTIIENSIIKNAVVPTVSKGLDNIIDIIERDASRVGLKELFKNERFREWLKDRVSIFLSDDVKYAYILYFDKNGKVRYLADFSREERARYWQSYNAVDSSIYRVIQEKKTVVIKQSDYTGLWLTLIKPIREENQVKGAFIIDFSISKLQEIQSILDRIKEFILVVSGFIILSIIVSIYQFIRYRKNLSKMYTDPLTNVYNRLFMYENLDLLKKYHYTTFIADIDFFKRINDTYGHDTGDAVLREVANRLKSCVREGEDIIIRYGGEEFLIFVRSNPSSEDYRLNVIQLASRLKNEVSRSVINYNGIKIKVTISIGVAVCRDNIDIEQAIKMADMALYRAKQNGRNRVEIYDKGLEMNDKNISIIKEAVDNNNVICWYQPIINLRTGKILKYESLVRIISKDGKLIYPHQFLNAIRRTYVHVDLTKKVIEYNVNVLRNNPRMRISMNLSALDIYNDDILDYMDFLIDKDISKRLTIELLESEDIEDYEFFKEKISRIREIGCSIAIDDFGTGYSNFTHIVELNPDYLKIDGSIIKDIDINPRSIAIVKAIKHFADELGIKVIAEYIHSEYILRKVLETGIIYGQGYFLKEPLPLKKRKIA, encoded by the coding sequence GTGAGAAGAAGAGAAAGAAAACTACTTTGGGATTATCTGCCAGTATTTCTTGTACTGCTTGGAATTTTACTATCTATATACCTGATTGTCCCAAAGGTAAAGACAATAATTGAGAACAGTATAATAAAAAATGCTGTAGTCCCCACAGTTTCAAAAGGCTTAGACAATATAATAGATATTATCGAGAGAGATGCTTCACGAGTAGGACTGAAGGAGCTTTTTAAAAATGAGAGATTCAGGGAGTGGTTGAAAGACAGAGTGTCTATATTTCTCAGTGATGATGTGAAGTATGCCTACATACTGTATTTTGACAAAAATGGAAAAGTAAGATATCTAGCAGATTTTTCCCGGGAGGAAAGGGCAAGATACTGGCAAAGCTACAATGCTGTTGATAGTAGCATATACAGAGTGATACAGGAGAAAAAGACAGTTGTTATAAAACAGTCAGATTACACAGGTCTGTGGCTTACACTGATAAAGCCGATTAGGGAGGAAAATCAGGTTAAAGGTGCCTTTATTATAGATTTTTCAATATCAAAACTTCAGGAAATACAGTCTATACTGGACAGAATAAAGGAATTTATACTCGTTGTATCAGGGTTTATTATACTTTCTATCATTGTCTCCATATACCAGTTTATCAGATACAGAAAAAATCTAAGCAAAATGTATACAGATCCTCTAACAAATGTTTACAACAGACTTTTTATGTATGAAAATCTTGACCTGCTAAAAAAGTATCACTACACAACATTTATAGCAGACATTGATTTTTTTAAACGTATAAACGATACTTACGGTCATGATACAGGTGATGCAGTTTTAAGGGAAGTTGCAAACAGACTGAAAAGCTGTGTCAGAGAGGGAGAGGATATTATTATTCGGTATGGAGGAGAGGAATTTCTGATATTTGTTCGCTCAAATCCTTCCTCAGAGGATTATAGACTTAATGTTATTCAGCTTGCATCACGTCTAAAGAACGAAGTTTCAAGATCTGTTATCAACTACAACGGAATAAAAATCAAAGTAACAATATCCATAGGTGTTGCAGTATGCAGGGATAACATAGACATAGAGCAGGCAATAAAAATGGCAGATATGGCTCTTTACAGGGCAAAACAGAACGGAAGGAACAGAGTGGAGATATACGATAAAGGCCTGGAGATGAACGACAAGAATATATCGATAATAAAGGAGGCTGTTGATAACAACAATGTTATATGCTGGTATCAACCTATAATAAATCTGAGAACAGGGAAGATACTGAAGTACGAGTCTCTTGTCAGAATAATATCAAAAGATGGAAAGCTTATATATCCCCATCAGTTCTTAAATGCCATAAGAAGAACATACGTTCATGTTGACCTGACAAAAAAGGTTATAGAGTATAACGTAAATGTTTTAAGGAACAATCCAAGGATGAGAATCAGTATGAATCTTTCAGCCCTTGATATATACAACGACGATATACTGGATTATATGGATTTTCTTATAGATAAAGATATTTCAAAGAGATTGACAATAGAGCTTTTAGAGTCTGAAGATATAGAAGATTATGAATTCTTTAAGGAAAAAATATCCCGTATAAGAGAGATAGGTTGCAGTATAGCAATAGATGACTTTGGAACAGGGTACTCAAACTTTACACACATTGTTGAGCTCAATCCTGATTACCTTAAAATTGATGGTTCTATAATAAAAGACATAGACATAAACCCCCGTTCAATAGCTATTGTTAAAGCAATAAAACATTTTGCTGATGAACTCGGCATAAAAGTGATAGCAGAGTATATACACTCAGAATACATACTGAGAAAAGTTCTTGAGACAGGCATAATATACGGTCAGGGATACTTCCTGAAGGAACCTCTTCCCTTAAAGAAGAGGAAGATCGCATAA